A stretch of DNA from Aliarcobacter thereius LMG 24486:
GATGATGCAATTAGAAGTTTAAGAGGGCTTGATGAGTTTGGAAATCCAGCTTTTCCAGGAGATGATGCTGCAAACTATAATTTTAGAAGAGAAGGAATATCTCAAGCAGTTGATGATATTAAGAAAGTTTATGATGCAGCTGTTATTGCTCATGCAGATCTTGGTGGAAGAAATAAAACATTTGAAGTAACTTATGAAAGATTAAATGCGAAAGTTACTCAATTAGATATTTTAGATAGAGAATTAGCTTCAGCTGATCCTACGCAAGTTACTACGAATTTAAAAGCATTAGAGATCTCTTTTGCTGCAATATCTTTTACTATTAATAAAACTTTTGAATTATCATTAGTTAATTTTATGAGATAATTTAATTTATTTAGAAATATATGAAATTTAGTTTTAAAGATATTTTTTCAAGGGATTTAATAGCAGTAGCTTTATTTTTAGCTATGTTAGCTATTATTATAATCCCTTTAAATCAAACTGCAATAGATTTTTTTATATCAATATCTTTAGCACTCTCTTTTTTAATACTGTTAATTTCATTATATATACAAAAACCAGCTGATTTAACAACATTTCCAACATTGCTTTTGATTTTAGTAATATTTAGACTTGCTTTAAGTATCGCAACAACAAGATCAATTCTAAGTGAAGGACATAATGGACCAGATGCTGTAAGTACAATCATAACTTCTTTTGGAGAGTTTGTTGTTGGTGGGAATATGGTTATTGGAGTTGTTATTTTCATAATTTTAGTTTTAATTAACTTTATGGTTGTAACTAAAGGTGCGACAAGAGTTGCTGAAGTAACTGCAAGATTTACACTTGATTCAATGCCTGGAAAACAGATGGCTATTGATGCTGATCTAAATGCTGGATTTATAGATGATAAAGAAGCACAAGAAAGAAGAAAAGCACTTATAACTGAAGCAAACTTCTATGGAGCAATGGATGGATCATCAAAGTTTGTAAAAGGTGATGCTATTGCCGGAATTATAATTACAGTTGTAAATATAATTGGTGGACTTTTAGTTGGTATTTTCCAACATGGTTTAAGTGCAGGAGAAGCTGCAAATATCTATACAATTTTAACAATTGGTGATGGACTTGTTACACAAATTCCAGCACTTTTAACATCAACTGCAACAGCAATTATAATAACTCGTTCAAATACAGATGAAGAGAGATTTGCAACAAGAGCTGTAAATCAATTAATAAAAGATAGTAAATCACTTATTTTAGTTGGAATAGGGCTTGTTTTATTTGCATTTGTTCCAGGTTTTCCTACTGGAATATTATCTTCTATGGGTATTTTACTTATTGGATTAGGTTATACTATTGTTATGATTGAAAGAGGTGATGATAACTTTGTAACAAGAATGTTTAAGCCACCAGTTGTTAAAAAAATAGAAAAACCAAGTGAATTAAAAGAACAAAAAAGAAAAGAAGCTGCAGTTGATGAAAATCAAAGTATAGAAACAGTAATGAAACTCGAAGTTCTTGAGTTAAAACTTGGAATTAGACTTTTACAGCTAGTTCAAGGAAATTCAGAACTACTTGATAAAATTAAAGCTATTAGAAAGAATATAGCAGCAGAGTTAGGATTTATAATTCCACAAATTAGAATTTCAGATGATACTAGTTTAGCTCCAAATGAGTATCAATTTTATTTAAAAAGAATTCCACTTGTAAAAGGAAGAATCGAAGTAGATAAATATCTTGCTATGGGTGGATTATCTAGTGAAAAATTAGTTGGGTTAAAAGTTAAAGAACCAGTTTTTAATCTTGATGCAATTTGGATAACAAAAGAGTTAAGAGAAGAAGCATTAATGAAAGGTTTTACAGTTGTTGATGCACCAACAATTATATCAACACATATTTCAGAAATTATAAGAAGACATGCTGAAGATATTATAACTAGACAAGACATTGTTGATATTATTGATAGATTGAAAAAAGATTTCCCTATTGTTGTAGAAGAAGCTATGAAAGTTGCTTCTTATGGAAGTTTATTAAAAGTATGTAAAGATTTATTACATGAAAAAATTCCAATTATTGATATGCTAACAATAATTGAAGCAATTGCTGATATTGCTGAGTTTACAAAAGCACCTGAGATATTACTTGAACATGTAAGAGCTAAACTTTATAGACTTATAACTCAAAAATATAAAGATAGTGATGGTATTTTACATATTGTTACAATTAAACCAGAATTAGAACAACATTTTATTAGTAAACTTCAAGATAATCATGGAGCTAGTCAATTAATGCTAAGTATTGCAGAAATTAATAATCTTGTAACAAAAACAAAACAACTAATTGATACAGTTGAGAAAAAAGGATTTTCAAAAATAGCTATGGTTGTTGATCCTGTTTTAAGAAAAAGGATATCGGAAATTTATGAAAAATTTGGTATGATTATTCCTGTTTTATCTCACGCAGAACTAGATTCAAAAGCAAACTTTGCTATTGAAGGTACTTTAGAGTTTTAATTTTTAAATTATTTAACACTTTATTTTTATACATTTTTTAAGGATTTTTTTGAAATATTATTATAATTTTCTAAAAGGAAATCCAACTATTAGAGTATTGTCTCTAGTAAATCTTATTGCATCTTTTGGTGCATGGTTTTCTACTGTTGCTATTTATACTATGGTTGTTGATTTCGGTTCAAATGAATTAGTTATTGCATTGGTTACAGCAATGCACTTTATACCAGCTATTATTATTGCTCCATTTAGTGGTAGTTTGATTGATAGAACTAAAATAAAAACACTTATGGTTTCAGTTCTTTTTATTGAACTTTTAATGACAGCTTGTTTCTTACTTATATCATCATCTTCTGATATGTGGTTACTATTAATACTTATATTTATAAGAATGAGTGCAGCTTCAATATTCTTTTCAAGTGAAATGTCACTTTTAGCTAAGCTTTTAAGTGGAAAAGATCTTCAAACTGCAAATGAAATTCAATCAATTATATGGTCATTTTCATATGCAGTTGGAATGGCAACAAGTGGAATTATTGTAAATATTTATGATCCAAAGACTGCAATTATGATTGATGTTGTTATTTTTATTGTAGCATTTATAATATTTTCTAGAATACAAATTAATATTGAATATAAAAAAGTTGAAGAAAAAATATTTGAGCTTATGATAGATGGATTAAGATATATAAAAAATAATAAGATTATTATACATCTTATAATACTTCATGCTAGTGTTGGACTTACATCTTATGATGCACTTATTACAATTTTGGCTAAGAATGAATATAAGGAGCTTATTGCTGTTCCATTAGCTATTGGATTATCAAATGCAGTTCGAGCTCTTGCACTTATGATTGGTCCAATATTTTTAAATAAAATTATTAAAAAGAGTAATTTACATTATCTATTATTTTTCCAAGGACTTACAATAATCTTCTGGGCATTTACACAATTTAATTTTTATTTATCACTAGTAGCACTATTTTTTGTAGGATTTAGTACAGCATTTTTATGGTCATATACTTACTCTTTATTACAAGAAAGATGTGATAATAAATATATAGGAAGAGTTATTTCATATAATGATATGGTTTTTATGATGGCAAATGTTTTAACAACTTTCTTTATTGGTTCTATGGCACATATTACTACAACAACAATAATTACAATTTGTTTAGGAATAGCATTTATATTTTATGCCATTTATTATATACGAATATATAAAGATATATAAAAAAAGCTTTATGGTACAATCAAGCTTTTAAATAAAAGGAGAGAGATGATTTTAAATTATGAAGAGGTAAATGATTTAAACAGATATAAAATTATGTCAGGAACTATTGTTCCAAGACCAATTGCATGGATTGTAACAGAAGATGATGGAGTTTTAAATGCAGCACCATTTTCTTATTTTATACCAATTTCTACTAATCCAGCACTTGTAATTGTAGCAATTGGAAAAAAAGATGATGGAACACCTAAAGATAGTTTAGCAAATATTTTAAAAAATAAAAAAGCAACTATTTGTTTTCCAAATAAAGAAAATTATGAAGAAGTTCAAAAATGTGCTACACAACTTTGTAAAAATGAGAGTGAAATAGAAAAATATGAGATTGAAGTTAGAAAAGAGCTAGATGATTATCCAGCAATGATATCTTCAACACAAACAGCACTTTTTTGTGAATATTTTGATACATATAAAATTGATGGAGATACAACTCCTGTTGTTTTAAAAATAAATTATCAATATATTGAAGATGATAGAATAAATGAAAGAAATCACACAAAAATTGAGAGTTTAGGAAGAGTTGGAATTACTTTTAAAGCCATGGTAGATTTATAGTTTTAAGATAAAAATCTGCTAAAAAGTAGATTTTTATCTAGTATGTACTTTTTATAAAAGCACTTCCTAATACTTTATTATTATCATAAAATACAGCTAGTTGACCACTTGCAACTCCAAATGCTGGTTCTTTTAGATTAATGATTGCTTGATTATCAATAATTTCAACATCACAAGGAGTAGAATTACTTCTATATCTTAATTTCACAGCACATGAAAATTTTGTCTCATCAATATACATATTCAAACTTTCACATAAAACTTTATTTACCTCTAAAGCAGGTCTTTTACCAACAACGATAGTATTGTTATTTGGATTTAATTTTGTTACAAAATGTGGCTCTTGAGCACCTTTTACAGTGAAGCCTTTTCTTTTTCCTATTGTATAGTGAGCATAACCTTTATGTTTTCCTACAACATTTCCAGCTTCATCTAAAACATCACCTTCAATATCTATTTTTGCGTGTTTTTTTATAATATCTGTATAAACTGTTTCTACAAAACATATCTCTTGAGATTCATTTTTTTCTGTTATTCTTTTATAAGCAAGATCAATTTGTGCACCCATTTTTACAATATCTTCTTTCTTATATGAATTTAAAGGAAATAACATAAAAGGAAGAGCTTCTTTTGGAATTTGTGATAAAAAATAGCTTTGATCTTTTGATAAATCATCAGCAAGATAGAAAAAGTTACCATCTGTTTTTGCATAGTGACCAGTTGCTAAAAATGAAGCTCCTTGTTCTTTCGCAAAATCAAGCATTGCACCAAATTTTATATTTCTATTACACTTAACACATGGGTTTGGAGTATTCCCTTCTAAATAAGAGTTTATAAAATAGTTATAAACTTCTTCATTAAATTGTTTTGATAGATCTAATATATGATATTTTATACCAAGGAATTTTGCTACATCATCAATATCTTTTAGATTTGATTCATGGTAACCATCTGTTCTATTATGTAGTTTTAAATAAATTCCTTCTACTTCATAACCCTCTTTTTGTAATATATATGCGGTAACAGAAGAGTCAATTCCACCACTCATTCCAAGCATAATTTTTTTTGACATTATCTATTCCTTTTTTATTTGTAAAAACTTATAAAACCACCACCAAGACAATAGTTACCAGAATATAAAACAAGACTTTGACCTAGTGTTACAGCTCTTTGTGGATTATCAAATTCCACAACTACTTTTTCATTATTTAAGTCAATTACTGTACAAGTTTGTTTTTGTTGTCTATATCTAACTTGTGCTATTAATTTATCACCAATTTTCGGTAATTCTTCTAATACCCAGTGCATATCTTTTGCCTCTACAATTTTACTCATAAGTAAAGGATGATTTGTATCTTGAACAATTGTTAAAGTATTATTTACTACATCTTTTGCTGCAACATACCAAGGTTTATGTGTATTGTTTTCACTTTCATTATCCTTAATCCCACCTAGACCAATCCCTTTTCTTTGTCCTAATGTATAACAAACTAAACCTTTGTGTTTTCCTAAAACTATTCCATTTTCATCAATAATATCTCCTGGAATAGCTTTTAAATGTTGTGTAATGAATTCATCAAATTTTTGATTACCAATAAAGCAAATCCCTGTACTATCTTTTTTATCACTAACAGGTAGATTATGAAGTCTAGCAATTTCTCTAACCTCTTTCTTTGTTAAATCTCCAAGAGGAAACATAGCTTGTGATAATTGTTCACTTGATAATGCATGTAAAAAATAACTTTGATCTTTTGAATTATCTTTTGGAGTATCAAGTACAAAATGTTCTTTGTACTTAGCAATTTTTGCATAATGACCAGTTGCAATCATATCTGCACCCATATTCTTTGCTTCATTTAAAAATACATTAAATTTTATCTCTTTGTTGCACAAGATATCTGGATTTGGTGTTAGACCTTGATTTAAACCTTCTAAAAATATATCAAAAACTCTATCTTTATACTCTTTAACAAAATCTTTTCCAATTACTTCAATACCTATTAATTCACCAACTCTTTTGGCATCTTCAAATTCTATACGATTAGGACATTGACTACCTTTTATTCCATACTCCCAATTTCGCATGAATAGTCCAACAACATCATAACCTTGCTGTTTTAGCAATAAAGCAGTCACAGATGAATCAACTCCACCTGACATTCCTACTACAATTTTTTTATTTTTATTCATTTCTTACCTTTAAAAAGTTCATTTTCAGAACTTTATTTTTTCATATATTTTAAAGGAATAATCACGGATTCTCTATTTGCCCAATTTTTGTGAGGAATAATAAGATTTTTTGTATTTATTTTCTTATCATCAAAAAATATAATATCTATATCTAAGGTTCTAGGCGCATCTTGAAAGGATCGCTTTCTTCCAAATTTATTTTCATATCTTTGCATCGCTTTTAGAAAGTCATTAGGGCAAAGATTAGTTTTGAGTAAAATTATACCATTTAAAAAATCACTTTGTTGTAAAAAACCAAATGGAGGGTTTTTTAAAATGGGTGATGTCATAAGTAAAGTAAATCTTGTATCCTTTTTCAGACATAAGATTAATTTATCAAAAATAAGTTTTGTATTTCCAATATTTCCCCCAATTCCAATAGTTACAAGATGTTTCATCAAAGAACTATTATTGAATTTTTTTGGAAAATTAGAATTATAAAAAAGTGTTAATTCAGGACTCAAAGTTTTTTTCAAATTTCTCTCTTTTTTCGCAAAAAAACTAAAATCTAGTAAAATAGTATGGAATTATTTTTTTGCAAATTTTAAATATCCTCATATTTTATAATATTTTTGCTTTACCATTTTGTATGCAAACTGTATCTTCTATTCTAACTCCAAATTCATTTGGCAAATAAATACCAGGTTCTATCGTAAATACCATATTCTCTTCTATTATTTGTTCATTTCTACTATTTATATTTGGGAATTCATGAATATCAAGACCAACACCATGACCTGTGCTATGAACAAAATATTTACCATAACCAGCTTGACTAATATAATCTCTAGCAATTTTATCAACTTCAAAAGCTTTCATTCCAGATTTTGTCTCTTTTATAGCTTTCTCTTGAGCAGAAAGTACAATATCGTATATTTTCTGATATTTACTATTTTTAAACTTTTGTTCTCTTTTAAAAGAGAAATTTGATGAATTCATATTACTTGTACAAGTTCTATCAGTACAATATCTTCTAAATTTTATTCCAGCATCAACTAATAAAATATCATTCTTTTTTAAACTCTTTTTTGTAGGAAGTGCATGAGGTTTTGCTGCGTTTTCATTTATTGCAACAATTGCATCAAAAGAAGTATCATATTTTGCTTTTTTACTCATTGCTTTATAGCACTCAAAGCTAAGTGCTTGTTCACTTTTATTTATGCCATTCTTAGCTATATATTTTGCAAATGAGTTGAATCCATCTCTTCCTAATTGAGAAGCTTTTTTTAAAAGTTTTAATTCATAATCAGTTTTTATTACTCTTTTTTCTTTAGAGAAATTTATCTTTTCTTCAATATTTATATCAAGATTTTCTAAAAGTTTTCTATACTCTAAAATTGTAAAATCAATTGGATCTAAAATAAGACTTTTTATATTATTCTTTTTTAAAATACTACTAGCACAACTTATTAAATCATTACTTTCAATAACTTCACAATTTTTACTATACTCTTTTGCTTCAATTGTATATCTTGCATCTGTAATAAAAAATTTTTCACTTCCAAGATTTAAAAAAATTGCATTATCACAAGAAAATTTTGCTTCATAATATATTGCATTTTCATTTTTTAAAATATAATTCATAGAACTTCCCTTTATAGTAGCTTTAACAAAAATTTAAATATAATCTTACCTAAAATTAATAAAAGGAAAATAATATGAAAATAGCAGTTATACAAGGACCAAACTTAAATATGTTGGGTGTTAGAGAACAACATATTTATGGTGCTATGACTTTAGAACAAGTTCATAATAATTTAGATACAGCAGCAAAACAAAATGGTGTAGAATTGGAGTTTTTTCAATCTAATCTAGAAGGTGAAATAGTTGATAGAATTCAAGAATGTTTAGGAACTGTTGATGCTATTATGATAAATCCAGCTGCATATTCTCATACTTCAATAGCAATAAAAGATGCTTTAAGTGCTGTAAATATGCCTGTTGTAGAAGTACATATTTCAAATATTTATAGAAGAGAAGAGTTTAGACAAAAAAGTATTACAGCAAGTTCAAGTGCAGGAATTATTTCAGGATTTGGAACATTTGGTTACCACTTAGGATTAATCTCTTTAATTCAAATTGTAAATGAAGTTAAAGCTATAAATGAAGCAAGAGCAAAAGAAGAGAATAAATAGTTTTTATGAAAATTATAAGAGTAAAATATCTTTTAACTTTTGATAATGATTTTAGAATAATAAAAGATGGAGCAGTTGTTTTTGATGATAAGATTATTGAAGTAGCAACTTATAATTTTATTAGAAGAAAATATCCACATTTGGAAGCTATTTCTCTTGAAAAAAATTCAG
This window harbors:
- the flhA gene encoding flagellar biosynthesis protein FlhA → MKFSFKDIFSRDLIAVALFLAMLAIIIIPLNQTAIDFFISISLALSFLILLISLYIQKPADLTTFPTLLLILVIFRLALSIATTRSILSEGHNGPDAVSTIITSFGEFVVGGNMVIGVVIFIILVLINFMVVTKGATRVAEVTARFTLDSMPGKQMAIDADLNAGFIDDKEAQERRKALITEANFYGAMDGSSKFVKGDAIAGIIITVVNIIGGLLVGIFQHGLSAGEAANIYTILTIGDGLVTQIPALLTSTATAIIITRSNTDEERFATRAVNQLIKDSKSLILVGIGLVLFAFVPGFPTGILSSMGILLIGLGYTIVMIERGDDNFVTRMFKPPVVKKIEKPSELKEQKRKEAAVDENQSIETVMKLEVLELKLGIRLLQLVQGNSELLDKIKAIRKNIAAELGFIIPQIRISDDTSLAPNEYQFYLKRIPLVKGRIEVDKYLAMGGLSSEKLVGLKVKEPVFNLDAIWITKELREEALMKGFTVVDAPTIISTHISEIIRRHAEDIITRQDIVDIIDRLKKDFPIVVEEAMKVASYGSLLKVCKDLLHEKIPIIDMLTIIEAIADIAEFTKAPEILLEHVRAKLYRLITQKYKDSDGILHIVTIKPELEQHFISKLQDNHGASQLMLSIAEINNLVTKTKQLIDTVEKKGFSKIAMVVDPVLRKRISEIYEKFGMIIPVLSHAELDSKANFAIEGTLEF
- a CDS encoding MFS transporter; the encoded protein is MKYYYNFLKGNPTIRVLSLVNLIASFGAWFSTVAIYTMVVDFGSNELVIALVTAMHFIPAIIIAPFSGSLIDRTKIKTLMVSVLFIELLMTACFLLISSSSDMWLLLILIFIRMSAASIFFSSEMSLLAKLLSGKDLQTANEIQSIIWSFSYAVGMATSGIIVNIYDPKTAIMIDVVIFIVAFIIFSRIQINIEYKKVEEKIFELMIDGLRYIKNNKIIIHLIILHASVGLTSYDALITILAKNEYKELIAVPLAIGLSNAVRALALMIGPIFLNKIIKKSNLHYLLFFQGLTIIFWAFTQFNFYLSLVALFFVGFSTAFLWSYTYSLLQERCDNKYIGRVISYNDMVFMMANVLTTFFIGSMAHITTTTIITICLGIAFIFYAIYYIRIYKDI
- a CDS encoding flavin reductase family protein; translated protein: MILNYEEVNDLNRYKIMSGTIVPRPIAWIVTEDDGVLNAAPFSYFIPISTNPALVIVAIGKKDDGTPKDSLANILKNKKATICFPNKENYEEVQKCATQLCKNESEIEKYEIEVRKELDDYPAMISSTQTALFCEYFDTYKIDGDTTPVVLKINYQYIEDDRINERNHTKIESLGRVGITFKAMVDL
- the mnmA gene encoding tRNA 2-thiouridine(34) synthase MnmA, which translates into the protein MSKKIMLGMSGGIDSSVTAYILQKEGYEVEGIYLKLHNRTDGYHESNLKDIDDVAKFLGIKYHILDLSKQFNEEVYNYFINSYLEGNTPNPCVKCNRNIKFGAMLDFAKEQGASFLATGHYAKTDGNFFYLADDLSKDQSYFLSQIPKEALPFMLFPLNSYKKEDIVKMGAQIDLAYKRITEKNESQEICFVETVYTDIIKKHAKIDIEGDVLDEAGNVVGKHKGYAHYTIGKRKGFTVKGAQEPHFVTKLNPNNNTIVVGKRPALEVNKVLCESLNMYIDETKFSCAVKLRYRSNSTPCDVEIIDNQAIINLKEPAFGVASGQLAVFYDNNKVLGSAFIKSTY
- the mnmA gene encoding tRNA 2-thiouridine(34) synthase MnmA, encoding MNKNKKIVVGMSGGVDSSVTALLLKQQGYDVVGLFMRNWEYGIKGSQCPNRIEFEDAKRVGELIGIEVIGKDFVKEYKDRVFDIFLEGLNQGLTPNPDILCNKEIKFNVFLNEAKNMGADMIATGHYAKIAKYKEHFVLDTPKDNSKDQSYFLHALSSEQLSQAMFPLGDLTKKEVREIARLHNLPVSDKKDSTGICFIGNQKFDEFITQHLKAIPGDIIDENGIVLGKHKGLVCYTLGQRKGIGLGGIKDNESENNTHKPWYVAAKDVVNNTLTIVQDTNHPLLMSKIVEAKDMHWVLEELPKIGDKLIAQVRYRQQKQTCTVIDLNNEKVVVEFDNPQRAVTLGQSLVLYSGNYCLGGGFISFYK
- the folK gene encoding 2-amino-4-hydroxy-6-hydroxymethyldihydropteridine diphosphokinase — protein: MKKTLSPELTLFYNSNFPKKFNNSSLMKHLVTIGIGGNIGNTKLIFDKLILCLKKDTRFTLLMTSPILKNPPFGFLQQSDFLNGIILLKTNLCPNDFLKAMQRYENKFGRKRSFQDAPRTLDIDIIFFDDKKINTKNLIIPHKNWANRESVIIPLKYMKK
- a CDS encoding M24 family metallopeptidase, with translation MNYILKNENAIYYEAKFSCDNAIFLNLGSEKFFITDARYTIEAKEYSKNCEVIESNDLISCASSILKKNNIKSLILDPIDFTILEYRKLLENLDINIEEKINFSKEKRVIKTDYELKLLKKASQLGRDGFNSFAKYIAKNGINKSEQALSFECYKAMSKKAKYDTSFDAIVAINENAAKPHALPTKKSLKKNDILLVDAGIKFRRYCTDRTCTSNMNSSNFSFKREQKFKNSKYQKIYDIVLSAQEKAIKETKSGMKAFEVDKIARDYISQAGYGKYFVHSTGHGVGLDIHEFPNINSRNEQIIEENMVFTIEPGIYLPNEFGVRIEDTVCIQNGKAKIL
- the aroQ gene encoding type II 3-dehydroquinate dehydratase, which translates into the protein MKIAVIQGPNLNMLGVREQHIYGAMTLEQVHNNLDTAAKQNGVELEFFQSNLEGEIVDRIQECLGTVDAIMINPAAYSHTSIAIKDALSAVNMPVVEVHISNIYRREEFRQKSITASSSAGIISGFGTFGYHLGLISLIQIVNEVKAINEARAKEENK